From a single Piliocolobus tephrosceles isolate RC106 chromosome 21, ASM277652v3, whole genome shotgun sequence genomic region:
- the LOC111553897 gene encoding cytochrome b-c1 complex subunit Rieske, mitochondrial: MLSVAARSGPFAPVLSATSRGVAGALRPLVQAAVPATPEPPVLDLKRPFLSRESLSGQAVRRPLVASVGLNVPASVCYSHTDVKVPDFCDYRRPEVLDSTKSSRESSEARKSFSYMVTAVTTVGVAYAAKNAVTQFVSSMSASADVLAMAKIEIKLSDIPEGKNMAFKWRGKPLFVRHRTQKEIEQEAAVELSQLRDPQHDLDRVKKPEWVILIGVCTHLGCVPIANAGDFGGYYCPCHGSHYDASGRIRLGPAPLNLEVPTYEFTSDDMVVVG, translated from the exons ATGTTGTCGGTCGCAGCCCGCTCGGGCCCGTTCGCGCCCGTCCTGTCGGCCACGTCCCGCGGGGTGGCGGGCGCGCTGCGGCCCTTGGTGCAGGCCGCGGTGCCCGCCACCCCGGAGCCGCCTGTGCTGGACCTGAAGCGGCCCTTCCTCAGCCGGGAGTCGCTGAGCGGCCAGGCCGTGCGCCGGCCTTTGGTCGCCTCCGTGGGCCTCAATG TCCCTGCCTCTGTTTGTTATTCTCACACAGACGTCAAGGTGCCTGATTTCTGTGACTACCGCCGCCCTGAAGTTTTAGATAGTACGAAGTCTTCCAGAGAGAGCAGCGAGGCTAGGAAAAGTTTCTCCTATATGGTAACTGCAGTAACTACTGTGGGTGTTGCATATGCTGCCAAGAATGCCGTCACCCAGTTCGTTTCCAGCATGAGTGCTTCTGCTGATGTGTTGGCCATGGCGAAAATCGAAATCAAGTTATCCGATATTCCAGAAGGCAAGAACATGGCTTTCAAATGGAGAGGCAAACCCCTGTTTGTGCGTCATAGAACCCAGAAGGAAATTGAGCAGGAAGCTGCAGTTGAATTGTCCCAGTTGAGGGACCCACAGCATGATCTAGATCGAGTAAAGAAACCTGAATGGGTTATCCTGATAGGTGTTTGCACTCATCTTGGTTGTGTACCCATTGCAAATGCAGGAGATTTTGGTGGTTATTACTGCCCTTGCCATGGGTCACATTATGATGCATCTGGCAGGATCAGATTGGGCCCTGCTCCTCTCAACCTTGAAGTCCCCACGTATGAGTTCACCAGTGACGATATGGTGGTTGTTGGTTAG